Genomic segment of Paenibacillus polymyxa:
GTGAAATTCATCGGCAGTCCTCTTTTTGCAATAATTTCGCTTACAGGAAATAATCCCTTTAATGTTGCAGACCTCATTAGGATGAAAACGCTGAGTATGTAGTTATTCATAATATTCTCTTTGTATAACAACCCAATGCAGATAGCGGGACTTGTAAAAAATGTTTTCCTGATGACAGACAGTTGGAGTTGGTTGGGGATGAAGATGCGCAGTGATCTTTCGGACATTTTAAGCTCGATAAAAGACGCGTCTACAAACACCAAATTGCTATGCGTCACATACATCTTCACTTATTTTGGACCAGTAATTTACAGCGTTCTACTATAGAGGGTATCTTCTTAAATTCGTTTTTCTAAAGGCTGCCTGTTCCGGCTAAGAAATGAAGCATCTCCTGTCCAGGAGATGCTTCTTCTACGTTATGATTGGGGAGTCTGAGATAAGCTGATTTATCAGGATATGATTGAATTCAGGAGACCCTGCTTCACCTGATCCGACAGGGGCATAAGTGGCAGACGCAATTGCTCGGCGGCAATAATCTCTTGTTGGGTAAGCCACCACTTGATCGCGGCCGGGGCTGGCTCTGCAAATACATGCTGGATCATCGGTTCTAGTAGCATAAAACTGTCTCGCGACCCGTTCATGTCGCCAGCCACAAAACGTTGGTATATATCCACATACTTCTGGATATGGAGATGAGCGGATGCAAGCATACCACCGGTAGCCCCCTGGCATAGCATGGCATGGAAATAGGCATCCTCTCCACAGAGGACAGGCTTGGTCTCGTACTGGGTCAATTTTAAGAGCAGATCAAGACCGCCCGTGCTGTCCTTGAGCCCAATTATGCCATCCAGGTCCAGCACTTTGCGTATTGTATCTATTGTCATGCGACTACCCGTGCGAACCGGAATCTCATATACTAGCACAGGCAGGCCTACACGAGATACGACACGGAAATGCTCCAATATTCCTTCCTGCGTCGGCCGGTTGTAATACGGAGTGACCACCATGGCTGCATCCGCTCCTAATTCAGCCGCCATTTCCGTCCGATGCACCGTTGAATAGGTATCATTCGTTCCCGTGCCAATAACGATCGGAATGGTTTTGTTCATGCTCTTCAGAACATCCTGCGTCACATGTACCATCAGCTTCACTTCATCCCAGGATACGGTTGGCGACTCTCCTGTCGTACCGTTAACGACCAGACCCTGGATGTCATGGCCTGCAAGATAGGTAACATACTTCCGGTACGAATCGATGTCCAGCTTATAGTCACGCGTAAAAGGTGTAATCAGCGGTATGAAAATCCCATGAATATGTTGTTCGTTCATCATCATCAGTTATCCCTTCCCGTTGAATTAAATCTAATGTAACATAGGAAACAGCATCAGAGTTATCTATAATAAACGATGATTCTAATCAAAATTTTCGATGGGGTGGCCAGATTGGATTTCATTTATCTTCAAACATTTCGGGAAGTTGCCATTCGTGAAAGCTTTACAAGAGCAGCAGAAGTGCTCGGTTACGCACAATCCAGCGTCACGACCCAGATTCAAAAGCTGGAGAAAACATATCAAGTTAAATTGTTCGAGCGCTACAATAACAATAAGATTCGTCTTACCTCCGCCGGAGAAGAGCTGTTCAAGCTTGCTGGACAAATGCTGGAGCTTTTCGAGCAATCGAAAGAAAAATTGGCCAAGCAGGGCGGAGGCTCCATGACGATCGGTACTATGGATTCCATCGCTTCGTATTTTCTGCCGCCGTATATGCAGGCGACTCGCAAAGAATACCCAGATCTGAACATACGATTGCATACGGATCGCGAAGAGATGA
This window contains:
- the dapA gene encoding 4-hydroxy-tetrahydrodipicolinate synthase, which produces MNEQHIHGIFIPLITPFTRDYKLDIDSYRKYVTYLAGHDIQGLVVNGTTGESPTVSWDEVKLMVHVTQDVLKSMNKTIPIVIGTGTNDTYSTVHRTEMAAELGADAAMVVTPYYNRPTQEGILEHFRVVSRVGLPVLVYEIPVRTGSRMTIDTIRKVLDLDGIIGLKDSTGGLDLLLKLTQYETKPVLCGEDAYFHAMLCQGATGGMLASAHLHIQKYVDIYQRFVAGDMNGSRDSFMLLEPMIQHVFAEPAPAAIKWWLTQQEIIAAEQLRLPLMPLSDQVKQGLLNSIIS